From a single Rosa rugosa chromosome 7, drRosRugo1.1, whole genome shotgun sequence genomic region:
- the LOC133721824 gene encoding uncharacterized protein LOC133721824 isoform X4 — MLPHYNSFHQNSGQAHPAGGNGGSSAPSPQQQGMPFNPSHANSCNMLPPSMGPQPGFMNLSNNLLPMQNNHMRVPMSQFGSLGPISQPGYPSVGFFGPQNNALNMNLAASYPFNGQLCNMGQNLNQVNQNMGFLPGQLFGHNLLNLQQMNQNIGPYGQFCSPNLLNGNQVVPMQMQMQNPCQGGPNYAFGGSNQAPQAAVLQNPAFSATPNSGNVHSPNQAGQQINQNQQNNVFRGTQGNHIKAGGVYNSNSDRKTSTSKSFIKHPKRGLQPQGGFQNSQFHHIKNAKGKFGNRQNRKAGLSNEKEGKSALAGSMNQGRERKRSLSLSYTEQEVQLWREGRRKNYPSNTNIEKKLSEKTIHSEAIEREAKARREQLKEILTKQAEMGVEVAEIPSHYLSDSEKQGNGREENKSWTNNRRSQNKFVKRDRYDKKDRFAKRQRSSQKDSSNDPSFNQREPTLLQKLLSSDIKRDKSRLCQVFRFMVTNSFFKDFPDKPLKFPTVVVKESVVEEGVVEELSSVAGKGAYGGRDKSTFEKVGNNDNKDCCYNDDHVEDEEEEGEIIN; from the exons ATGTTACCTCACTATAATTCCTTTCACCAAAATTCCGGCCAAGCTCACCCGGCCGGCGGTAATGGTGGTAGCTCTGCTCCATCTCCTCAACAGCAG GGTATGCCATTTAATCCATCGCATGCAAATTCATGTAATATGTTGCCACCTTCGATGGGACCTCAGCCCGGTTTCATGAATTTATCTAACAATCTTCTTCCGATGCAAAATAACCATATGCGTGTGCCCATGTCGCAATTTGGTTCCCTTGGTCCCATATCTCAACCAGGTTATCCTAGTGTTGGATTTTTTGGTCCACAGAATAATGCACTCAATATGAACTTGGCTGCTTCCTATCCATTTAACGGGCAGTTATGCAATATGGGGCAGAATCTCAATCAAGTAAATCAAAATATGGGTTTTCTACCTGGTCAATTGTTTGGACATAACCTGTTGAATTTACAGCAGATGAATCAAAATATTGGGCCATATGGGCAATTCTGTTCGCCGAATCTGTTGAATGGGAATCAGGTTGTGCCAATGCAAATGCAAATGCAAAACCCTTGCCAAGGTGGTCCTAATTATGCATTTGGAGGATCAAATCAGGCACCTCAGGCTGCAGTTCTGCAAAATCCTGCTTTTTCAGCAACTCCTAATTCTGGTAATGTGCACTCTCCAAATCAGGCAGGACAACAAATCAACCAGAATCAGCAAAACAACGTCTTCCGAGGGACACAG GGAAATCATATAAAAGCTGGTGGCGTTTACAATTCAAATTCTGACAGGAAAACTTCGACAAGCAAAAGTTTTATAAAGCATCCAAAACGAGGGTTACAGCCGCAAGGGGG ATTTCAGAATTCTCAGTTTCATCATATCAAAAATGCAAAGGGAAAGTTTGGTAATAGGCAAAACAGAAAAG CAGGGCTAAGCAATGAGAAGGAAGGAAAATCTGCTCTTGCCGGCTCTATGAATCAAGGAAGGGAAAGGAAAAG ATCTCTTTCTTTGTCCTATACGGAACAAGAAGTTCAACTGTGGCGTGAAGGACGTAGGAAGAACTATCCATCAAACACCAACATCGAGAAG AAGCTAAGTGAAAAGACAATACACTCGGAGGCCATTGAGAGAGAGGCCAAAGCACGAAGGGAG CAACTCAAGGAGATTCTTACAAAGCAGGCTGAGATGGGAGTTGAAGTCGCTGAGATACCATCTCACTACCTCTCAGATTCAGAAAAACAAGGGAATGGAAGAGAGGAGAATAAGTCATGGACTAACAATCGGAGATCACAAAACAAGTTCGTTAAGAGAGACAGATATGATAAGAAGGACCGGTTTGCAAAGAGGCAAAGATCAAGTCAGAAGGATTCATCTAATGACCCTTCATTCAACCAAAGGGAGCCAACCTTACTGCAGAAGCTTCTTAGTTCAGATATCAAGAGAGATAAAAGTCGATTATGCCAGGTGTTTAGGTTCATGGTGACAAACTCTTTCTTTAAAGATTTTCCTGACAAACCTTTGAAATTTCCTACTGTAGTAGTTAAAGAAAGTGTGGTGGAGGAAGGTGTGGTTGAAGAGTTGTCTTCAGTTGCCGGGAAAGGTGCTTATGGGGGCCGTGACAAGTCCACGTTTGAAAAAGTTGGTAACAATGATAATAAAGATTGTTGTTACAATGATGATCATGttgaagatgaggaagaagagggAGAGATCATCAACTAG
- the LOC133721824 gene encoding uncharacterized protein LOC133721824 isoform X2 has translation MLPHYNSFHQNSGQAHPAGGNGGSSAPSPQQQQGMPFNPSHANSCNMLPPSMGPQPGFMNLSNNLLPMQNNHMRVPMSQFGSLGPISQPGYPSVGFFGPQNNALNMNLAASYPFNGQLCNMGQNLNQVNQNMGFLPGQLFGHNLLNLQQMNQNIGPYGQFCSPNLLNGNQVVPMQMQMQNPCQGGPNYAFGGSNQAPQAAVLQNPAFSATPNSGNVHSPNQAGQQINQNQQNNVFRGTQGNHIKAGGVYNSNSDRKTSTSKSFIKHPKRGLQPQGGFQNSQFHHIKNAKGKFGNRQNRKAGLSNEKEGKSALAGSMNQGRERKRSLSLSYTEQEVQLWREGRRKNYPSNTNIEKKLSEKTIHSEAIEREAKARREQLKEILTKQAEMGVEVAEIPSHYLSDSEKQGNGREENKSWTNNRRSQNKFVKRDRYDKKDRFAKRQRSSQKDSSNDPSFNQREPTLLQKLLSSDIKRDKSRLCQVFRFMVTNSFFKDFPDKPLKFPTVVVKESVVEEGVVEELSSVAGKGAYGGRDKSTFEKVGNNDNKDCCYNDDHVEDEEEEGEIIN, from the exons ATGTTACCTCACTATAATTCCTTTCACCAAAATTCCGGCCAAGCTCACCCGGCCGGCGGTAATGGTGGTAGCTCTGCTCCATCTCCTCAACAGCAG cAGGGTATGCCATTTAATCCATCGCATGCAAATTCATGTAATATGTTGCCACCTTCGATGGGACCTCAGCCCGGTTTCATGAATTTATCTAACAATCTTCTTCCGATGCAAAATAACCATATGCGTGTGCCCATGTCGCAATTTGGTTCCCTTGGTCCCATATCTCAACCAGGTTATCCTAGTGTTGGATTTTTTGGTCCACAGAATAATGCACTCAATATGAACTTGGCTGCTTCCTATCCATTTAACGGGCAGTTATGCAATATGGGGCAGAATCTCAATCAAGTAAATCAAAATATGGGTTTTCTACCTGGTCAATTGTTTGGACATAACCTGTTGAATTTACAGCAGATGAATCAAAATATTGGGCCATATGGGCAATTCTGTTCGCCGAATCTGTTGAATGGGAATCAGGTTGTGCCAATGCAAATGCAAATGCAAAACCCTTGCCAAGGTGGTCCTAATTATGCATTTGGAGGATCAAATCAGGCACCTCAGGCTGCAGTTCTGCAAAATCCTGCTTTTTCAGCAACTCCTAATTCTGGTAATGTGCACTCTCCAAATCAGGCAGGACAACAAATCAACCAGAATCAGCAAAACAACGTCTTCCGAGGGACACAG GGAAATCATATAAAAGCTGGTGGCGTTTACAATTCAAATTCTGACAGGAAAACTTCGACAAGCAAAAGTTTTATAAAGCATCCAAAACGAGGGTTACAGCCGCAAGGGGG ATTTCAGAATTCTCAGTTTCATCATATCAAAAATGCAAAGGGAAAGTTTGGTAATAGGCAAAACAGAAAAG CAGGGCTAAGCAATGAGAAGGAAGGAAAATCTGCTCTTGCCGGCTCTATGAATCAAGGAAGGGAAAGGAAAAG ATCTCTTTCTTTGTCCTATACGGAACAAGAAGTTCAACTGTGGCGTGAAGGACGTAGGAAGAACTATCCATCAAACACCAACATCGAGAAG AAGCTAAGTGAAAAGACAATACACTCGGAGGCCATTGAGAGAGAGGCCAAAGCACGAAGGGAG CAACTCAAGGAGATTCTTACAAAGCAGGCTGAGATGGGAGTTGAAGTCGCTGAGATACCATCTCACTACCTCTCAGATTCAGAAAAACAAGGGAATGGAAGAGAGGAGAATAAGTCATGGACTAACAATCGGAGATCACAAAACAAGTTCGTTAAGAGAGACAGATATGATAAGAAGGACCGGTTTGCAAAGAGGCAAAGATCAAGTCAGAAGGATTCATCTAATGACCCTTCATTCAACCAAAGGGAGCCAACCTTACTGCAGAAGCTTCTTAGTTCAGATATCAAGAGAGATAAAAGTCGATTATGCCAGGTGTTTAGGTTCATGGTGACAAACTCTTTCTTTAAAGATTTTCCTGACAAACCTTTGAAATTTCCTACTGTAGTAGTTAAAGAAAGTGTGGTGGAGGAAGGTGTGGTTGAAGAGTTGTCTTCAGTTGCCGGGAAAGGTGCTTATGGGGGCCGTGACAAGTCCACGTTTGAAAAAGTTGGTAACAATGATAATAAAGATTGTTGTTACAATGATGATCATGttgaagatgaggaagaagagggAGAGATCATCAACTAG
- the LOC133721824 gene encoding uncharacterized protein LOC133721824 isoform X1: MLPHYNSFHQNSGQAHPAGGNGGSSAPSPQQQQQGMPFNPSHANSCNMLPPSMGPQPGFMNLSNNLLPMQNNHMRVPMSQFGSLGPISQPGYPSVGFFGPQNNALNMNLAASYPFNGQLCNMGQNLNQVNQNMGFLPGQLFGHNLLNLQQMNQNIGPYGQFCSPNLLNGNQVVPMQMQMQNPCQGGPNYAFGGSNQAPQAAVLQNPAFSATPNSGNVHSPNQAGQQINQNQQNNVFRGTQGNHIKAGGVYNSNSDRKTSTSKSFIKHPKRGLQPQGGFQNSQFHHIKNAKGKFGNRQNRKAGLSNEKEGKSALAGSMNQGRERKRSLSLSYTEQEVQLWREGRRKNYPSNTNIEKKLSEKTIHSEAIEREAKARREQLKEILTKQAEMGVEVAEIPSHYLSDSEKQGNGREENKSWTNNRRSQNKFVKRDRYDKKDRFAKRQRSSQKDSSNDPSFNQREPTLLQKLLSSDIKRDKSRLCQVFRFMVTNSFFKDFPDKPLKFPTVVVKESVVEEGVVEELSSVAGKGAYGGRDKSTFEKVGNNDNKDCCYNDDHVEDEEEEGEIIN, from the exons ATGTTACCTCACTATAATTCCTTTCACCAAAATTCCGGCCAAGCTCACCCGGCCGGCGGTAATGGTGGTAGCTCTGCTCCATCTCCTCAACAGCAG cagcAGGGTATGCCATTTAATCCATCGCATGCAAATTCATGTAATATGTTGCCACCTTCGATGGGACCTCAGCCCGGTTTCATGAATTTATCTAACAATCTTCTTCCGATGCAAAATAACCATATGCGTGTGCCCATGTCGCAATTTGGTTCCCTTGGTCCCATATCTCAACCAGGTTATCCTAGTGTTGGATTTTTTGGTCCACAGAATAATGCACTCAATATGAACTTGGCTGCTTCCTATCCATTTAACGGGCAGTTATGCAATATGGGGCAGAATCTCAATCAAGTAAATCAAAATATGGGTTTTCTACCTGGTCAATTGTTTGGACATAACCTGTTGAATTTACAGCAGATGAATCAAAATATTGGGCCATATGGGCAATTCTGTTCGCCGAATCTGTTGAATGGGAATCAGGTTGTGCCAATGCAAATGCAAATGCAAAACCCTTGCCAAGGTGGTCCTAATTATGCATTTGGAGGATCAAATCAGGCACCTCAGGCTGCAGTTCTGCAAAATCCTGCTTTTTCAGCAACTCCTAATTCTGGTAATGTGCACTCTCCAAATCAGGCAGGACAACAAATCAACCAGAATCAGCAAAACAACGTCTTCCGAGGGACACAG GGAAATCATATAAAAGCTGGTGGCGTTTACAATTCAAATTCTGACAGGAAAACTTCGACAAGCAAAAGTTTTATAAAGCATCCAAAACGAGGGTTACAGCCGCAAGGGGG ATTTCAGAATTCTCAGTTTCATCATATCAAAAATGCAAAGGGAAAGTTTGGTAATAGGCAAAACAGAAAAG CAGGGCTAAGCAATGAGAAGGAAGGAAAATCTGCTCTTGCCGGCTCTATGAATCAAGGAAGGGAAAGGAAAAG ATCTCTTTCTTTGTCCTATACGGAACAAGAAGTTCAACTGTGGCGTGAAGGACGTAGGAAGAACTATCCATCAAACACCAACATCGAGAAG AAGCTAAGTGAAAAGACAATACACTCGGAGGCCATTGAGAGAGAGGCCAAAGCACGAAGGGAG CAACTCAAGGAGATTCTTACAAAGCAGGCTGAGATGGGAGTTGAAGTCGCTGAGATACCATCTCACTACCTCTCAGATTCAGAAAAACAAGGGAATGGAAGAGAGGAGAATAAGTCATGGACTAACAATCGGAGATCACAAAACAAGTTCGTTAAGAGAGACAGATATGATAAGAAGGACCGGTTTGCAAAGAGGCAAAGATCAAGTCAGAAGGATTCATCTAATGACCCTTCATTCAACCAAAGGGAGCCAACCTTACTGCAGAAGCTTCTTAGTTCAGATATCAAGAGAGATAAAAGTCGATTATGCCAGGTGTTTAGGTTCATGGTGACAAACTCTTTCTTTAAAGATTTTCCTGACAAACCTTTGAAATTTCCTACTGTAGTAGTTAAAGAAAGTGTGGTGGAGGAAGGTGTGGTTGAAGAGTTGTCTTCAGTTGCCGGGAAAGGTGCTTATGGGGGCCGTGACAAGTCCACGTTTGAAAAAGTTGGTAACAATGATAATAAAGATTGTTGTTACAATGATGATCATGttgaagatgaggaagaagagggAGAGATCATCAACTAG
- the LOC133721824 gene encoding uncharacterized protein LOC133721824 isoform X3, with protein sequence MLPHYNSFHQNSGQAHPAGGNGGSSAPSPQQQQQGMPFNPSHANSCNMLPPSMGPQPGFMNLSNNLLPMQNNHMRVPMSQFGSLGPISQPGYPSVGFFGPQNNALNMNLAASYPFNGQLCNMGQNLNQVNQNMGFLPGQLFGHNLLNLQQMNQNIGPYGQFCSPNLLNGNQVVPMQMQMQNPCQGGPNYAFGGSNQAPQAAVLQNPAFSATPNSGNVHSPNQAGQQINQNQQNNVFRGTQGNHIKAGGVYNSNSDRKTSTSKSFIKHPKRGLQPQGGFQNSQFHHIKNAKGKFGNRQNRKGLSNEKEGKSALAGSMNQGRERKRSLSLSYTEQEVQLWREGRRKNYPSNTNIEKKLSEKTIHSEAIEREAKARREQLKEILTKQAEMGVEVAEIPSHYLSDSEKQGNGREENKSWTNNRRSQNKFVKRDRYDKKDRFAKRQRSSQKDSSNDPSFNQREPTLLQKLLSSDIKRDKSRLCQVFRFMVTNSFFKDFPDKPLKFPTVVVKESVVEEGVVEELSSVAGKGAYGGRDKSTFEKVGNNDNKDCCYNDDHVEDEEEEGEIIN encoded by the exons ATGTTACCTCACTATAATTCCTTTCACCAAAATTCCGGCCAAGCTCACCCGGCCGGCGGTAATGGTGGTAGCTCTGCTCCATCTCCTCAACAGCAG cagcAGGGTATGCCATTTAATCCATCGCATGCAAATTCATGTAATATGTTGCCACCTTCGATGGGACCTCAGCCCGGTTTCATGAATTTATCTAACAATCTTCTTCCGATGCAAAATAACCATATGCGTGTGCCCATGTCGCAATTTGGTTCCCTTGGTCCCATATCTCAACCAGGTTATCCTAGTGTTGGATTTTTTGGTCCACAGAATAATGCACTCAATATGAACTTGGCTGCTTCCTATCCATTTAACGGGCAGTTATGCAATATGGGGCAGAATCTCAATCAAGTAAATCAAAATATGGGTTTTCTACCTGGTCAATTGTTTGGACATAACCTGTTGAATTTACAGCAGATGAATCAAAATATTGGGCCATATGGGCAATTCTGTTCGCCGAATCTGTTGAATGGGAATCAGGTTGTGCCAATGCAAATGCAAATGCAAAACCCTTGCCAAGGTGGTCCTAATTATGCATTTGGAGGATCAAATCAGGCACCTCAGGCTGCAGTTCTGCAAAATCCTGCTTTTTCAGCAACTCCTAATTCTGGTAATGTGCACTCTCCAAATCAGGCAGGACAACAAATCAACCAGAATCAGCAAAACAACGTCTTCCGAGGGACACAG GGAAATCATATAAAAGCTGGTGGCGTTTACAATTCAAATTCTGACAGGAAAACTTCGACAAGCAAAAGTTTTATAAAGCATCCAAAACGAGGGTTACAGCCGCAAGGGGG ATTTCAGAATTCTCAGTTTCATCATATCAAAAATGCAAAGGGAAAGTTTGGTAATAGGCAAAACAGAAAAG GGCTAAGCAATGAGAAGGAAGGAAAATCTGCTCTTGCCGGCTCTATGAATCAAGGAAGGGAAAGGAAAAG ATCTCTTTCTTTGTCCTATACGGAACAAGAAGTTCAACTGTGGCGTGAAGGACGTAGGAAGAACTATCCATCAAACACCAACATCGAGAAG AAGCTAAGTGAAAAGACAATACACTCGGAGGCCATTGAGAGAGAGGCCAAAGCACGAAGGGAG CAACTCAAGGAGATTCTTACAAAGCAGGCTGAGATGGGAGTTGAAGTCGCTGAGATACCATCTCACTACCTCTCAGATTCAGAAAAACAAGGGAATGGAAGAGAGGAGAATAAGTCATGGACTAACAATCGGAGATCACAAAACAAGTTCGTTAAGAGAGACAGATATGATAAGAAGGACCGGTTTGCAAAGAGGCAAAGATCAAGTCAGAAGGATTCATCTAATGACCCTTCATTCAACCAAAGGGAGCCAACCTTACTGCAGAAGCTTCTTAGTTCAGATATCAAGAGAGATAAAAGTCGATTATGCCAGGTGTTTAGGTTCATGGTGACAAACTCTTTCTTTAAAGATTTTCCTGACAAACCTTTGAAATTTCCTACTGTAGTAGTTAAAGAAAGTGTGGTGGAGGAAGGTGTGGTTGAAGAGTTGTCTTCAGTTGCCGGGAAAGGTGCTTATGGGGGCCGTGACAAGTCCACGTTTGAAAAAGTTGGTAACAATGATAATAAAGATTGTTGTTACAATGATGATCATGttgaagatgaggaagaagagggAGAGATCATCAACTAG
- the LOC133720405 gene encoding ubiquitin-like protein ATG12 isoform X2: MSTTKSLTATKKVVIHLRATGDAPILKQAKFKNFGFDGKLVVNYACSIAWG, encoded by the exons ATGTCTACCACAAAATCTCTGACTGCTACTAAGAAAGTGGTTATTCATCTGAGAGCTACTGGCGATGCCCCTATACTAAAGCAAGCCAAATTCAAG AATTTTGGTTTTGATGGTAAACTGGTAGTCAATTATGCTTGTTCCATTGCGTGGGGCTAA
- the LOC133720405 gene encoding ubiquitin-like protein ATG12 isoform X1, whose translation MSTTKSLTATKKVVIHLRATGDAPILKQAKFKILVTDKFAKVTDFLRRQLHRDTLFVYVNSAFSPNPDELVMDLYNNFGFDGKLVVNYACSIAWG comes from the coding sequence ATGTCTACCACAAAATCTCTGACTGCTACTAAGAAAGTGGTTATTCATCTGAGAGCTACTGGCGATGCCCCTATACTAAAGCAAGCCAAATTCAAGATACTTGTAACGGACAAGTTTGCTAAAGTGACTGACTTTTTAAGGAGGCAACTTCACCGAGATACGTTATTTGTGTATGTCAATAGTGCATTCTCACCAAACCCAGATGAATTGGTGATGGATCTGTATAATAATTTTGGTTTTGATGGTAAACTGGTAGTCAATTATGCTTGTTCCATTGCGTGGGGCTAA